The Sesamum indicum cultivar Zhongzhi No. 13 linkage group LG6, S_indicum_v1.0, whole genome shotgun sequence genome has a segment encoding these proteins:
- the LOC105163424 gene encoding protein LIGHT-DEPENDENT SHORT HYPOCOTYLS 4-like, which produces MDSSSFPEIESSNSENSSVNTGNTSSSAGTSSSGSTLSRYENQKRRDWNTFGQYLKNHRPPLSLSRCSGAHVLEFLRYLDQFGKTKVHTPICPFYGHPNPPAPCPCPLRQAWGSLDALIGRLRAAYEENGGKPETNPFGARAVRLYLREVRDLQSKARGISYEKKKRKRPPQQPTAGSSPPAQPPPPSEVCRFEGCSFLDNKTQKRKKKKKETVAVSGSMIRSSSFRPK; this is translated from the exons ATGGATTCATCATCTTTTCCTGAAATCGAAAGCTCCAACTCTGAGAACAGCAGCGTCAACACCGGCAACACTTCCTCCTCCGCCGGCACGTCTTCGTCGGGCTCCACTCTCAGCCGCTACGAGAACCAAAAACGCCGCGACTGGAACACCTTCGGCCAGTACTTAAAGAACCACCGCCCGCCGCTCTCCCTCAGCCGCTGCAGCGGCGCCCATGTCCTCGAATTCCTCCGCTACCTCGATCAGTTCGGCAAAACCAAAGTCCACACCCCAATCTGCCCCTTCTACGGCCACCCCAACCCTCCTGCCCCCTGCCCCTGCCCGCTCCGCCAGGCCTGGGGCAGCCTCGACGCCCTCATCGGTCGCCTCCGCGCTGCCTACGAGGAAAACGGCGGCAAGCCTGAAACCAACCCTTTTGGAGCTCGAGCTGTGCGTCTCTACCTCCGGGAAGTCCGTGATTTGCAGTCAAAGGCTAGAGGAATCAGCTAcgagaagaaaaagaggaagCGCCCACCACAGCAGCCAACTGCCGGGTCGTCGCCTCCTGCACAACCCCCGCCGCCGAGCGAAG TTTGTAGGTTCGAGGGTTGCTCTTTTCTTGATAacaaaacccaaaaaagaaaaaaaaagaaaaaagaaactgtAGCAGTGTCGGGAAGTATGATCAGAAGCAGCAGTTTCAGACCAAAGTAG
- the LOC105163425 gene encoding putative lysine-specific demethylase JMJ16 isoform X1: MGTKRSISYVTDNTEENLSVPPGFVSLTSFTLKRKVTDQEAADPMAVAGESRSVLISGPLSNVDIEKLKTSFTQKPWICHDQVPQKYDCEETEVEMKDPISAFLPKGVIRGCANCNDCVKVTARWHPEEACLPALDDAPIFRPTEEEFKDTLKYIAKIYSKAERYGICRIVPPPSWRPPCVLQDKTTWEASKFKTHIQKVHGLGNLYLKRRLSRFNEKMADEMSKVAASMGLESCNEVVADSKESKSIAVTSEFENGPELTLKSFKKYADDFKRQYFSEDGKVKDPDISVIAVQEQWGPLIARIEGEYWRIVESPSEEIEVLCGTNLGCQTLGSGFPSKGGPARSMDDYSGYVESGWNLNNTPKLSGSLLPLGCYNTSAILVPQLFIGMCFASQFWRNEEHDLYSLSYMHLGDPKVWYSVPGRYRFKFVEVAKKLFPQLSKHPKLLHELVAQLSPSMLMSEGIPVYRCVQNHSEFVLIFPGAYHSEFSCGFNCSEAVCFAPFEWLSHGQDIVELYAEYCLKTSISHDRLLLGAAMEAVSTQWDSFAMKNSSFNNQLWKGVCGKDGILTKVLKSRVRNEGIRRKHLCNLSQLRELDEFDITTKRECCICLYDLYLSAASCLCSPNRYSCLRHVKELCSCAWGTKYFYFRYEIAELNVLVEALEGNLKAIHSWAKRKDETDALQELNPRNNVGEQEKPNVISPRMSAGSPYELNGRASNKNLVPASNWANEENKSTAGSGPAYERNVIASNKSVMPASERRGAKDEYVSMTCMFPSPDTSLGNNAHHSASSLSTQKNVAQTVVILLSDNED; this comes from the exons ATGGGGACAAAGCGATCTATAAGCTATGTTACAGACAACACTGAAGAAAACCTCTCAGTTCCACCTGGATTTGTGTCACTAACATCCTTTACATTGAAGAGGAAGGTGACTGATCAGGAGGCTGCTGATCCCATGGCTGTAGCTGGGGAGTCTAGATCAGTGTTAATAAGTGGTCCTCTTAGCAATGTTGACATTGAAAAGCTCAAGACCTCATTCACACAGAAACCTTGGATTTGTCACGATCAAGTTCCACAAAAATATGACTGTGAAGAGACTGAAGTTGAAATG AAAGATCCAATTAGTGCTTTCCTTCCAAAAGGGGTGATCCGGGGATGCGCAAATTGCAATGATTGCGTGAAG GTCACTGCTAGGTGGCATCCTGAAGAGGCATGCTTGCCTGCACTTGATGATGCTCCGATATTCCGACCCACTGAAGAG GAGTTCAAGGACACTCTGAAATACATAGCAAAGATATACTCAAAAGCAGAGAGATATGGAATCTGCCGCATTGTTCCTCCTCCATCCTGGAGACCTCCATGTGTTCTTCAAGATAAAACGACATGGGAagcttcaaaatttaaaactcaCATTCAAAAAGTTCATGGATTGGGAAATTTGTATTTGAAGAGAAGATTATCTAGGTTCAATGAGAAGATGGCAGATGAAATGTCAAAAGTTGCAGCTAGCATGGGACTTGAGTCTTGTAATGAAGTTGTAGCAGACTCTAAGGAATCTAAGTCGATTGCGGTGACTTCTGAATTTGAGAACGGGCCTGAGCTCACCCTGAAAAGCTTCAAAAAGTATGCTGATGATTTCAAGAGGCAATACTTTAGCGAGGATGGCAAGGTTAAAGATCCTGATATAAGCGTGATTGCAGTCCAAGAGCAATGGGGACCACTAATTGCAAGAATTGAGGGTGAATATTGGCGAATCGTTGAGAGTCCAAGTGAAGAGATAGAG GTACTTTGTGGTACTAACCTGGGTTGTCAAACCTTGGGAAGTGGGTTTCCCAGTAAGGGCGGTCCAGCAAGGAGTATGGATGATTACTCTGGATATGTGGAATCTGGGTGGAACTTGAATAATACTCCCAAGCTCTCTGGTTCTCTTCTTCCACTCGGATGCTATAACACTTCTGCCATTTTAGTTCCTCAATTGTTCATTGGAATGTGCTTTGCATCACAGTTTTGG AGAAATGAGGAACACGACTTGTATTCACTATCTTATATGCACTTGGGAGACCCTAAAGTGTGGTACAGTGTCCCTGGAAGATATCGCTTCAAGTTTGTGGAAGTTGCAAAAAAGCTGTTTCCACAGTTGTCTAAACATCCCAAGTTGCTCCATGAGCTT GTTGCTCAACTCTCACCCTCTATGCTAATGTCCGAAGGGATACCTGTATACCGTTGCGTACAGAATCACTCGGAGTTTGTTCTCATCTTCCCTGGAGCTTACCATTCGGAATTTAGTTGTGGCTTTAATTGTTCGGAAGCAGTGTGTTTTGCCCCTTTTGAGTGGTTATCTCATGGGCAGGACATAGTAGAACTGTATGCTGAATACTGTTTGAAGACTTCAATCTCTCATGATAGACTGCTGTTAGGAGCAGCAATGGAAGCTGTAAGTACACAGTGGGACTCTTTTGCAATGAAAAACAGCTCCTTCAATAATCAACTATGGAAAGGTGTCTGCGGAAAGGACGGGATCTTAACAAAAGTGCTCAAG TCTCGTGTCAGAAATGAAGGCATAAGGAGGAAACATCTTTGCAATCTATCGCAATTGAGGGAATTGGATGAATTTGACATCACCACTAAAAGGGAATGCTGCATATGCTTATATGATTTATACCTTTCTGCTGCCAGCTGTTTGTGTTCCCCAAATAGATATTCTTGTCTGCGTCACGTCAAGGAGCTCTGTTCTTGTGCTTGGGgtaccaaatatttttacttcagATATGAAATTGCTGAGTTGAACGTCCTGGTCGAGGCTCTAGAAGGAAATCTAAAAGCAATACATAGCTGGGCCAAGAGGAAGGACGAAACAGATGCTTTACAGGAACTCAATCCTCGTAATAATGTAGGGGAACAAGAGAAGCCCAATGTCATTAGTCCAAGAATGTCTGCAGGCTCTCCCTATGAATTGAATGGCAGAGCTTCCAACAAAAACCTTGTACCAGCTTCCAATTGGGCCAATGAAGAGAATAAGAGTACAGCGGGTAGTGGTCCTGCATATGAAAGGAATGTGATAGCTTCTAACAAGAGTGTTATGCCAGCTTCCGAAAGAAGGGGGGCTAAAGATGAGTACGTATCCATGACTTGCATGTTTCCGTCTCCTGACACAAGTCTCGGGAACAATGCCCACCATTCTGCTTCAAGCTTGAGCACCCAGAAAAATGTAGCTCAAACTGTTGTCATTCTGCTCAGTGACAATGAGGATTAA
- the LOC105163425 gene encoding putative lysine-specific demethylase JMJ16 isoform X2 gives MRRFRFYSPKLSKRVSQSWLEIRNTNIALVFPSFTRISCFPIGRLSRLFLFSKDPISAFLPKGVIRGCANCNDCVKVTARWHPEEACLPALDDAPIFRPTEEEFKDTLKYIAKIYSKAERYGICRIVPPPSWRPPCVLQDKTTWEASKFKTHIQKVHGLGNLYLKRRLSRFNEKMADEMSKVAASMGLESCNEVVADSKESKSIAVTSEFENGPELTLKSFKKYADDFKRQYFSEDGKVKDPDISVIAVQEQWGPLIARIEGEYWRIVESPSEEIEVLCGTNLGCQTLGSGFPSKGGPARSMDDYSGYVESGWNLNNTPKLSGSLLPLGCYNTSAILVPQLFIGMCFASQFWRNEEHDLYSLSYMHLGDPKVWYSVPGRYRFKFVEVAKKLFPQLSKHPKLLHELVAQLSPSMLMSEGIPVYRCVQNHSEFVLIFPGAYHSEFSCGFNCSEAVCFAPFEWLSHGQDIVELYAEYCLKTSISHDRLLLGAAMEAVSTQWDSFAMKNSSFNNQLWKGVCGKDGILTKVLKSRVRNEGIRRKHLCNLSQLRELDEFDITTKRECCICLYDLYLSAASCLCSPNRYSCLRHVKELCSCAWGTKYFYFRYEIAELNVLVEALEGNLKAIHSWAKRKDETDALQELNPRNNVGEQEKPNVISPRMSAGSPYELNGRASNKNLVPASNWANEENKSTAGSGPAYERNVIASNKSVMPASERRGAKDEYVSMTCMFPSPDTSLGNNAHHSASSLSTQKNVAQTVVILLSDNED, from the exons atgaGGCGGTTTCGTTTCTATAGTCCAAAGTTGAGTAAAAGGGTTTCCCAGAGTTGGTTGGAAATTCGAAATACAAACATAGCCCTAGTTTTTCCCTCTTTCACCAGAATTTCCTGTTTCCCAATTGGAAGGTTATCACGCTTATTTTTATTCTCG AAAGATCCAATTAGTGCTTTCCTTCCAAAAGGGGTGATCCGGGGATGCGCAAATTGCAATGATTGCGTGAAG GTCACTGCTAGGTGGCATCCTGAAGAGGCATGCTTGCCTGCACTTGATGATGCTCCGATATTCCGACCCACTGAAGAG GAGTTCAAGGACACTCTGAAATACATAGCAAAGATATACTCAAAAGCAGAGAGATATGGAATCTGCCGCATTGTTCCTCCTCCATCCTGGAGACCTCCATGTGTTCTTCAAGATAAAACGACATGGGAagcttcaaaatttaaaactcaCATTCAAAAAGTTCATGGATTGGGAAATTTGTATTTGAAGAGAAGATTATCTAGGTTCAATGAGAAGATGGCAGATGAAATGTCAAAAGTTGCAGCTAGCATGGGACTTGAGTCTTGTAATGAAGTTGTAGCAGACTCTAAGGAATCTAAGTCGATTGCGGTGACTTCTGAATTTGAGAACGGGCCTGAGCTCACCCTGAAAAGCTTCAAAAAGTATGCTGATGATTTCAAGAGGCAATACTTTAGCGAGGATGGCAAGGTTAAAGATCCTGATATAAGCGTGATTGCAGTCCAAGAGCAATGGGGACCACTAATTGCAAGAATTGAGGGTGAATATTGGCGAATCGTTGAGAGTCCAAGTGAAGAGATAGAG GTACTTTGTGGTACTAACCTGGGTTGTCAAACCTTGGGAAGTGGGTTTCCCAGTAAGGGCGGTCCAGCAAGGAGTATGGATGATTACTCTGGATATGTGGAATCTGGGTGGAACTTGAATAATACTCCCAAGCTCTCTGGTTCTCTTCTTCCACTCGGATGCTATAACACTTCTGCCATTTTAGTTCCTCAATTGTTCATTGGAATGTGCTTTGCATCACAGTTTTGG AGAAATGAGGAACACGACTTGTATTCACTATCTTATATGCACTTGGGAGACCCTAAAGTGTGGTACAGTGTCCCTGGAAGATATCGCTTCAAGTTTGTGGAAGTTGCAAAAAAGCTGTTTCCACAGTTGTCTAAACATCCCAAGTTGCTCCATGAGCTT GTTGCTCAACTCTCACCCTCTATGCTAATGTCCGAAGGGATACCTGTATACCGTTGCGTACAGAATCACTCGGAGTTTGTTCTCATCTTCCCTGGAGCTTACCATTCGGAATTTAGTTGTGGCTTTAATTGTTCGGAAGCAGTGTGTTTTGCCCCTTTTGAGTGGTTATCTCATGGGCAGGACATAGTAGAACTGTATGCTGAATACTGTTTGAAGACTTCAATCTCTCATGATAGACTGCTGTTAGGAGCAGCAATGGAAGCTGTAAGTACACAGTGGGACTCTTTTGCAATGAAAAACAGCTCCTTCAATAATCAACTATGGAAAGGTGTCTGCGGAAAGGACGGGATCTTAACAAAAGTGCTCAAG TCTCGTGTCAGAAATGAAGGCATAAGGAGGAAACATCTTTGCAATCTATCGCAATTGAGGGAATTGGATGAATTTGACATCACCACTAAAAGGGAATGCTGCATATGCTTATATGATTTATACCTTTCTGCTGCCAGCTGTTTGTGTTCCCCAAATAGATATTCTTGTCTGCGTCACGTCAAGGAGCTCTGTTCTTGTGCTTGGGgtaccaaatatttttacttcagATATGAAATTGCTGAGTTGAACGTCCTGGTCGAGGCTCTAGAAGGAAATCTAAAAGCAATACATAGCTGGGCCAAGAGGAAGGACGAAACAGATGCTTTACAGGAACTCAATCCTCGTAATAATGTAGGGGAACAAGAGAAGCCCAATGTCATTAGTCCAAGAATGTCTGCAGGCTCTCCCTATGAATTGAATGGCAGAGCTTCCAACAAAAACCTTGTACCAGCTTCCAATTGGGCCAATGAAGAGAATAAGAGTACAGCGGGTAGTGGTCCTGCATATGAAAGGAATGTGATAGCTTCTAACAAGAGTGTTATGCCAGCTTCCGAAAGAAGGGGGGCTAAAGATGAGTACGTATCCATGACTTGCATGTTTCCGTCTCCTGACACAAGTCTCGGGAACAATGCCCACCATTCTGCTTCAAGCTTGAGCACCCAGAAAAATGTAGCTCAAACTGTTGTCATTCTGCTCAGTGACAATGAGGATTAA
- the LOC105163425 gene encoding putative lysine-specific demethylase JMJ16 isoform X3, with amino-acid sequence MGTKRSISYVTDNTEENLSVPPGFVSLTSFTLKRKVTDQEAADPMAVAGESRSVLISGPLSNVDIEKLKTSFTQKPWICHDQVPQKYDCEETEVEMKDPISAFLPKGVIRGCANCNDCVKVTARWHPEEACLPALDDAPIFRPTEEEFKDTLKYIAKIYSKAERYGICRIVPPPSWRPPCVLQDKTTWEASKFKTHIQKVHGLGNLYLKRRLSRFNEKMADEMSKVAASMGLESCNEVVADSKESKSIAVTSEFENGPELTLKSFKKYADDFKRQYFSEDGKVKDPDISVIAVQEQWGPLIARIEGEYWRIVESPSEEIEVLCGTNLGCQTLGSGFPSKGGPARSMDDYSGYVESGWNLNNTPKLSGSLLPLGCYNTSAILVPQLFIGMCFASQFWRNEEHDLYSLSYMHLGDPKVWYSVPGRYRFKFVEVAKKLFPQLSKHPKLLHELVAQLSPSMLMSEGIPVYRCVQNHSEFVLIFPGAYHSEFSCGFNCSEAVCFAPFEWLSHGQDIVELYAEYCLKTSISHDRLLLGAAMEAVSTQWDSFAMKNSSFNNQLWKGVCGKDGILTKVLKK; translated from the exons ATGGGGACAAAGCGATCTATAAGCTATGTTACAGACAACACTGAAGAAAACCTCTCAGTTCCACCTGGATTTGTGTCACTAACATCCTTTACATTGAAGAGGAAGGTGACTGATCAGGAGGCTGCTGATCCCATGGCTGTAGCTGGGGAGTCTAGATCAGTGTTAATAAGTGGTCCTCTTAGCAATGTTGACATTGAAAAGCTCAAGACCTCATTCACACAGAAACCTTGGATTTGTCACGATCAAGTTCCACAAAAATATGACTGTGAAGAGACTGAAGTTGAAATG AAAGATCCAATTAGTGCTTTCCTTCCAAAAGGGGTGATCCGGGGATGCGCAAATTGCAATGATTGCGTGAAG GTCACTGCTAGGTGGCATCCTGAAGAGGCATGCTTGCCTGCACTTGATGATGCTCCGATATTCCGACCCACTGAAGAG GAGTTCAAGGACACTCTGAAATACATAGCAAAGATATACTCAAAAGCAGAGAGATATGGAATCTGCCGCATTGTTCCTCCTCCATCCTGGAGACCTCCATGTGTTCTTCAAGATAAAACGACATGGGAagcttcaaaatttaaaactcaCATTCAAAAAGTTCATGGATTGGGAAATTTGTATTTGAAGAGAAGATTATCTAGGTTCAATGAGAAGATGGCAGATGAAATGTCAAAAGTTGCAGCTAGCATGGGACTTGAGTCTTGTAATGAAGTTGTAGCAGACTCTAAGGAATCTAAGTCGATTGCGGTGACTTCTGAATTTGAGAACGGGCCTGAGCTCACCCTGAAAAGCTTCAAAAAGTATGCTGATGATTTCAAGAGGCAATACTTTAGCGAGGATGGCAAGGTTAAAGATCCTGATATAAGCGTGATTGCAGTCCAAGAGCAATGGGGACCACTAATTGCAAGAATTGAGGGTGAATATTGGCGAATCGTTGAGAGTCCAAGTGAAGAGATAGAG GTACTTTGTGGTACTAACCTGGGTTGTCAAACCTTGGGAAGTGGGTTTCCCAGTAAGGGCGGTCCAGCAAGGAGTATGGATGATTACTCTGGATATGTGGAATCTGGGTGGAACTTGAATAATACTCCCAAGCTCTCTGGTTCTCTTCTTCCACTCGGATGCTATAACACTTCTGCCATTTTAGTTCCTCAATTGTTCATTGGAATGTGCTTTGCATCACAGTTTTGG AGAAATGAGGAACACGACTTGTATTCACTATCTTATATGCACTTGGGAGACCCTAAAGTGTGGTACAGTGTCCCTGGAAGATATCGCTTCAAGTTTGTGGAAGTTGCAAAAAAGCTGTTTCCACAGTTGTCTAAACATCCCAAGTTGCTCCATGAGCTT GTTGCTCAACTCTCACCCTCTATGCTAATGTCCGAAGGGATACCTGTATACCGTTGCGTACAGAATCACTCGGAGTTTGTTCTCATCTTCCCTGGAGCTTACCATTCGGAATTTAGTTGTGGCTTTAATTGTTCGGAAGCAGTGTGTTTTGCCCCTTTTGAGTGGTTATCTCATGGGCAGGACATAGTAGAACTGTATGCTGAATACTGTTTGAAGACTTCAATCTCTCATGATAGACTGCTGTTAGGAGCAGCAATGGAAGCTGTAAGTACACAGTGGGACTCTTTTGCAATGAAAAACAGCTCCTTCAATAATCAACTATGGAAAGGTGTCTGCGGAAAGGACGGGATCTTAACAAAAGTGCTCAAG AAATGA
- the LOC105163427 gene encoding protein CUP-SHAPED COTYLEDON 3 → MGLREIGETLPPGFRFYPSDDELVCHYLYKKIANEQVHRGTLVEIDLHTCEPWQLPDVAKLNSNEWYFFSFRDRKYATGFRTNRATTSGYWKATGKDRAVLDPRSRAVVGMRKTLVFYKNRAPNGIKTGWIMHEFRLENPNVPPKEDWVLCRVFHKSRSSSSSDHHHHQNSKESSIIPHSTDLYADSTAVATSPNLAASPTNNDIQHAYQNIITSFFHTQNPSTSLGLTSSPLDHPAAYLHDCMQPAQNRMVLEAKCEDDYGFLFDFDASNGVPSSLEDMGFDDDHHHDM, encoded by the exons ATGGGTCTGAGGGAAATCGGAGAAACACTGCCACCAGGTTTCAGGTTTTATCCGAGCGATGACGAGTTGGTTTGCCATTATCTGTACAAGAAGATTGCTAATGAACAAGTCCATAGGGGTACTTTGGTTGAGATCGATCTTCATACATGTGAGCCATGGCAGCTCCCTG ATGTGGCGAAGCTGAACTCGAACGAGTGGTACTTCTTTAGCTTCCGTGACCGGAAGTATGCAACGGGGTTCAGGACGAATAGGGCTACGACGTCGGGCTACTGGAAGGCGACGGGCAAAGATCGGGCAGTGCTCGACCCTAGGAGCCGGGCGGTGGTTGGAATGAGAAAGACTTTGGTTTTTTACAAGAATAGAGCTCCTAACGGGATCAAGACGGGGTGGATCATGCACGAGTTCCGACTCGAGAACCCTAACGTGCCTCCTAAG GAAGACTGGGTACTATGCAGAGTATTTCACAAATCcagatcatcatcatcaagtgatcatcatcatcatcagaaCAGCAAAGAATCATCGATCATCCCACACAGCACCGATCTGTACGCTGATTCCACAGCTGTTGCCACTTCCCCCAATTTGGCTGCTTCCCCCACAAACAACGACATCCAACATGCCTATCAAAACATCATCACTTCTTTTTTCCACACCCAAAACCCCAGCACCTCCCTCGGCCTGACGTCGTCCCCCCTCGACCACCCGGCCGCCTACCTCCACGACTGCATGCAGCCAGCTCAAAACAGGATGGTTCTTGAGGCTAAGTGTGAGGATGACTACGGCTTCTTGTTCGATTTCGATGCCTCCAATGGTGTGCCTTCCAGTCTTGAAGATATGGGGTTTGATGATGATCATCATCATGATATGTAA